The following proteins come from a genomic window of Phycisphaeraceae bacterium:
- a CDS encoding tetratricopeptide repeat protein, whose translation MSDWHQAEQHAQRARQFYESGQWHKALQELRLALNFDPSQSDWHFGMGLTLDALGQFDDAIRCFEEVLRLRGEDGEAMLHLAVDQLRTSRCEQAIETLTRLEKLDPECEASYCHRVLAYARIGDHDQAETMFYMARQISDECPVCYDHLAHSLSARGDLERATWCWLQTLRLDPHYPDTHAHLARACWRRGQLARAHQFFLEQLREDPGDTDTLIESANLLVEMGRHAEAREKLRRALELNPTLGAAHLHLGELALFAGHHEAATVELEMAGRLEPDLPGVHLALARIAQQRGDHTTAQSQLRAELDLNGHTPDQVMELAHLLIDLRMPQPAVELLTPMILAAHDLELDDSRMATALLHRGVARMMTRQIDEGIADCRRSLRIVPGNVIAMQNLVLAYLDARRVKRARCWLRRARRLQPNDDYLRLLSYRVFAERVMGCFRRIHRLLHKRIG comes from the coding sequence ATGAGCGATTGGCACCAAGCTGAACAACACGCCCAGCGAGCCCGACAATTTTATGAATCGGGACAGTGGCATAAAGCGCTGCAAGAGCTGCGCCTCGCCTTGAACTTCGACCCCAGCCAGAGTGACTGGCACTTCGGCATGGGTTTGACGCTCGATGCCCTCGGACAATTCGACGATGCCATCCGATGCTTCGAGGAAGTCCTCCGGCTTCGCGGCGAAGACGGCGAAGCGATGCTGCATCTGGCGGTCGATCAACTCCGCACCTCACGCTGTGAGCAGGCGATTGAAACGCTCACCCGACTCGAAAAGCTCGACCCTGAGTGCGAGGCTTCCTATTGCCACCGCGTTCTGGCGTATGCCCGCATCGGCGATCACGATCAGGCTGAAACCATGTTCTACATGGCGCGGCAGATCAGCGATGAATGCCCCGTCTGCTATGATCATCTGGCGCACAGCCTCTCCGCACGCGGTGACCTCGAACGCGCGACATGGTGCTGGCTCCAGACACTGCGACTCGACCCGCATTACCCCGACACCCACGCCCATCTGGCCCGCGCCTGCTGGCGGCGCGGACAACTCGCACGGGCGCATCAGTTCTTCCTCGAACAGCTCCGTGAAGATCCCGGCGACACGGATACCCTCATCGAATCCGCCAACCTGCTCGTCGAAATGGGACGACACGCCGAAGCGAGGGAAAAACTGCGCCGAGCGTTGGAGCTTAATCCCACTCTCGGTGCGGCCCACCTGCACCTGGGGGAATTGGCACTGTTCGCGGGCCATCACGAGGCCGCCACGGTGGAACTGGAGATGGCCGGCCGGCTCGAACCGGACCTGCCCGGCGTCCACCTCGCGCTGGCGAGGATCGCTCAGCAGCGCGGCGACCACACCACCGCTCAATCGCAACTGCGTGCCGAGCTTGATCTGAACGGCCACACGCCCGACCAGGTGATGGAACTGGCGCATCTCCTGATCGATCTCCGCATGCCTCAGCCCGCGGTGGAACTGCTCACCCCCATGATCCTGGCCGCACACGATCTGGAACTCGACGACAGCCGCATGGCGACCGCGCTGCTCCACCGAGGCGTTGCGCGGATGATGACCCGACAGATCGACGAAGGCATTGCCGACTGCCGGCGTTCGCTGCGCATTGTTCCGGGTAACGTGATCGCCATGCAGAATCTTGTGCTCGCTTACCTCGATGCTCGGCGCGTCAAACGGGCTCGTTGCTGGCTCCGCCGGGCGCGTCGGCTCCAGCCCAACGACGACTACCTCCGCCTGCTGAGTTACCGCGTCTTTGCTGAGCGGGTAATGGGCTGCTTCCGCCGCATCCATCGTCTGCTGCACAAGCGGATTGGTTAG
- the serS gene encoding serine--tRNA ligase, translating to MIDLKDLRENPERYKLAAQRKRINADIDALLALDAQHRELITRQQQITAEKNSISKQIGQLAGRLKKATDAEKTQLQEQMKALQARPAELKQQEQTLEPQIAQLEPQIHDLVLRVPQPADDDVPLGADESENVEIRRVGTIRSFNFQPKDHLTLGAELGMIDIDRGVKLSGSRSYFLTGAGVLLHQAVLRFAMDLMIQRGFVPMSVPVMVREPAMVGTGYFPLGREQSYTLTNEDPPQFLVGTAEVALTAFHMDEVLDEKSLPRKYVAMSPCFRREAGTYGKDTAGLYRIHQFEKVEQVIVCRNDVEESKRWHGVILDNAETLLKALELPYRVVYVCTADLGQGQAAKYDIETWMPSRNNWGETHSASRFYEFQARRLNLRYRESSGESGRGGEGKVKICHTLNNTVVASPRILIPIMELYQTAEGNIRVPNALRPYMNGLELIEKK from the coding sequence ATGATCGACCTTAAGGACCTGCGTGAAAATCCGGAACGCTATAAACTCGCCGCCCAGCGAAAGCGCATCAATGCCGACATCGACGCCCTGCTCGCGCTTGATGCGCAGCACCGCGAGTTGATTACCCGGCAGCAGCAGATCACCGCTGAAAAAAACTCCATCAGCAAGCAGATCGGCCAGCTTGCCGGCCGCCTCAAAAAAGCGACCGACGCGGAAAAAACGCAGCTTCAGGAACAGATGAAAGCTCTGCAGGCTCGCCCGGCTGAGCTTAAACAGCAGGAGCAGACGCTCGAACCGCAGATCGCGCAGCTCGAACCGCAGATCCATGATCTGGTGCTTCGCGTGCCTCAACCGGCCGACGACGATGTGCCGCTGGGTGCGGATGAGTCGGAAAACGTCGAAATCCGTCGCGTCGGCACGATCCGATCATTCAACTTTCAACCCAAGGATCATCTCACGCTCGGCGCGGAGCTGGGCATGATCGACATCGACCGGGGCGTCAAACTTTCGGGATCACGCAGCTATTTCCTCACCGGTGCCGGCGTGCTGCTCCACCAGGCAGTGCTGCGCTTCGCAATGGATCTCATGATTCAGCGCGGCTTTGTCCCGATGAGCGTGCCGGTCATGGTCCGCGAGCCGGCGATGGTGGGCACAGGCTATTTCCCGCTGGGTCGGGAACAGTCCTACACGCTGACCAACGAAGACCCGCCGCAATTCCTCGTCGGGACGGCTGAGGTCGCGCTGACCGCTTTTCACATGGATGAAGTGCTCGACGAGAAAAGCCTGCCTCGCAAGTACGTCGCGATGAGCCCGTGTTTCCGCCGCGAAGCCGGTACTTACGGCAAGGACACCGCGGGACTCTATCGCATCCATCAGTTTGAAAAGGTCGAACAGGTCATTGTCTGCCGCAACGATGTCGAAGAATCCAAACGCTGGCATGGCGTGATTCTCGACAACGCCGAGACGCTCCTGAAAGCTCTCGAACTGCCCTACCGCGTCGTGTACGTCTGCACCGCTGATCTGGGTCAGGGACAGGCCGCCAAGTACGACATCGAAACGTGGATGCCCTCACGTAATAACTGGGGCGAGACGCACTCGGCATCACGTTTTTATGAGTTCCAGGCGCGCCGGCTGAACCTACGCTACCGGGAAAGTTCCGGCGAATCCGGACGCGGCGGTGAAGGGAAAGTGAAAATCTGCCACACGCTCAACAACACCGTCGTGGCCAGCCCGCGAATCCTCATTCCGATCATGGAGCTTTACCAGACCGCTGAGGGCAACATCCGCGTACCCAACGCGCTGCGGCCTTACATGAACGGCTTGGAACTGATCGAAAAGAAATAA